The following are from one region of the Coffea eugenioides isolate CCC68of chromosome 2, Ceug_1.0, whole genome shotgun sequence genome:
- the LOC113759984 gene encoding uncharacterized protein LOC113759984, whose translation MPPARQYKLNTDASVVNGKANGGGVLRDSHGRVIFAFYKEFGDKGVLHAEALAVLEGLLMCAIRGLRGVLVEVDSAVLVSLVKSSVLGGWLYCSVLRRIRRLLDQVAVSFRHIFREANGVADRLAALQGCPSKVFDSPQLLPREVRGCIAMDVAQVPSFRLVLE comes from the coding sequence ATGCCTCCGGCCCGGCAATACAAGCTAAACACGGATGCGAGTGTGGTCAACGGGAAGGCTAATGGAGGAGGAGTGTTACGGGACTCACATGGTAGAGTTATCTTTGCATTCTATAAGGAGTTTGGGGACAAAGGAGTGCTGCATGCTGAGGCTTTGGCCGTATTAGAGGGGCTGTTAATGTGTGCGATCAGGGGATTACGAGGGGTTCTAGTGGAGGTGGACTCGGCGGTGCTTGTGTCCTTAGTTAAATCATCGGTACTGGGAGGTTGGTTATATTGCAGTGTGCTACGGCGGATTCGCCGCCTGTTGGATCAGGTTGCTGTGTCGTTTAGGCACATATTCCGGGAAGCAAATGGGGTTGCAGATAGGTTAGCTGCTTTGCAAGGTTGTCCGAGTAAGGTTTTTGATTCACCGCAGCTCCTACCAAGAGAGGTTCGGGGGTGCATTGCTATGGACGTCGCTCAAGTCCCGTCTTTTAGATTAGTGCTTGAATAG
- the LOC113759983 gene encoding uncharacterized protein LOC113759983 — protein sequence MSEEGRLEYVKRLVGFPSAISLAEGKIWVLWDPLLNITFSTLAEQLVDMEISSPGGSFFFSAVYARCTGVARRPLWSAMERLASSRQGSWMVAGDFNIITEASERLGGAAPNTRHMEDFNQTLFHCGLTTVEFEGPKYTWTNGRVWHRLDRVVINQEWAEMCSVTRVLHLSRGRSDHAPLLIKCGSGRQGKSAFRYLNVWPRHSSFLGIVQEVWGGGGPSRTMSEFFQKLLGVKSKLKVWNKEVFRNIETRVAELERDMRAAEMQYDTGRTVEAKIVYHEARAAYMKQLAVECGFWRQKSRIKWIQERDANTAFFHSVVRQRRASNYISGIRSATRQWLTEVEDIKSSAAAFFQALFSSDRDTDRQPCLPFTLPQVSQGDNESILALPTTDEVREVVFSISPDSAPGPDGFGSGFYQSGFVPGRQIVDNILLAQEHANELDRRLEVPNLLLKLDMEKAYDRVEWSFLLFMLRSFGFQEPAVDLIFRLVANNWFSVLVNGEPAGFFKSTRGVRQGDPISLGLFVLVAEFFGKGLYSLFRHDRHRFFQAGGIKIPYLAFADDVIIFTRLARETLEAINDFFKRYQQYSGQKINVAKSGFVCSSRVSETQVELVASILGFQRQFFPMVYLGVPISRGRCSSIAFDGILARVRARIFHWSGKLLSMGGKLILIKHVLNSMPLHLLQVLKPPKTVLVALGRLFNSFLWDKSREDKRTHWASWEKLCFPTEEGGLGVRSLEDMVKAFSHKLWWRLRQRGSLWSDFMYSKYIGDQHPLQVAVTRPTGTWKRLLGIREVAEAQISWSLGPGMVDFWLDTWCELGPLTALVPEESDRPHFLVAEFLDRDGWNRGRLLHWLPANLVDLIVDIPFDLEGQDHILWATSASGQFTLTSAWELCRQRRTILPLAQWVWNKGTPLKISLFAWRLLNNFLPLDSVMRRRGLPVVSRCSCCLQEAESVPHLFVNGPIASEVWGHFASKFGILHSTPDDIQLVWRMWATSLTRIPAHHIRCVLPFVITWFIWRGRNKARFEGQVFSARGVIVEVGNFLHDLGRANRLDKVQFRGDQD from the exons ATGTCGGAGGAAGGGCGCCTAGAGTATGTCAAAAGATTGGTGGGTTTCCCATCAGCAATTTCCCTGGCGGAGGGTAAGATTTGGGTTCTTTGGGATCCTCTTCTCAACATCACCTTCAGCACGCTGGCGGAGCAGTTAGTGGATATGGAGATCAGTTCTCCAGGTGGGTCGTTCTTCTTCTCTGCGGTCTATGCCCGATGTACTGGGGTGGCTAGACGTCCTCTCTGGAGTGCCATGGAGAGGTTGGCGTCTTCGAGACAAGGCTCCTGGATGGTGGCTGGGGATTTCAATATAATCACGGAGGCGTCAGAAAGGCTTGGGGGTGCAGCACCGAATACACGTCATATGGAGGATTTCAATCAGACTCTCTTTCATTGTGGCCTTACTACGGTAGAATTCGAAGGACCAAAATACACCTGGACGAATGGGAGGGTATGGCACCGATTGGATCGAGTGGTGATTAATCAAGAGTGGGCTGAGATGTGTTCAGTGACACGGGTGTTACACTTGTCCAGGGGACGATCAGATCATGCGCCTTTACTGATCAAGTGTGGTTCAGGACGGCAGGGTAAATCggcattcaggtatctcaatgTGTGGCCCCGTCACAGTTCCTTTCTTGGGATTGTTCAAGAGGTATGGGGAGGGGGAGGTCCTTCACGTACGATGTCAgagttttttcaaaaattgttgGGGGTGAAGAGCAAGCTGAAGGTTTGGAACAAAGAGGTTTTCAGGAATATAGAGACCCGGGTGGCGGAGCTTGAGAGGGATATGCGGGCTGCTGAAATGCAATATGATACGGGGAGAACTGTGGAAGCGAAGATTGTTTATCATGAGGCTAGGGCGGCATATATGAAGCAGTTGGCCGTTGAGTGTGGGTTTTGGCGCCAAAAGTCAAGGATAAAATGGATTCAGGAGAGGGATGCGAACACGGCCTTCTTCCATTCTGTGGTTCGGCAAAGAAGGGCTTCGAATTACATTTCAGGGATTCGGAGTGCGACGAGGCAGTGGCTGACTGAGGTAGAGGACATTAAGAGTTCGGCAGCAGCATTTTTCCAAGCGCTATTTAGTTCGGATAGGGATACTGATCGGCAGCCATGTTTGCCTTTCACTCTCCCACAGGTGTCTCAGGGGGACAATGAGAGTATATTGGCTCTGCCCACAACGGATGAGGTGCGTGAAGTGGTGTTCTCGATCAGTCCAGATAGTGCCCCTGGTCCAGACGGCTTTGGGTCAGGCTTTTACCAG TCTGGCTTCGTACCGGGCCGACAAATAGTGGATAACATTCTCCTGGCGCAAGAACATGCCAACGAATTGGACCGTCGCTTGGAGGTTCCGAACCTCTTGTTGAAGCTTGATATGGAGAAGGCATATGATCGAGTGGAGTGGTCCTTCCTCTTGTTCATGCTTAGATCTTTTGGCTTCCAAGAACCTGCAGTTGATCTGATCTTTCGTTTGGTCGCCAATAATTGGTTTTCAGTGCTAGTTAATGGGGAGCCGGCTGGATTCTTCAAGTCAACGAGAGGGGTCAGACAAGGTGATCCAATCTCTCTTGGCCTCTTTGTACTAGTGGCGGAATTTTTTGGCAAAGGGCTCTATTCCCTGTTTCGGCATGATAGACACAGGTTTTTCCAGGCGGGCGGAATTAAGATTCCATATCTGGCATTCGCCGATGACGTCATTATTTTTACCAGGCTTGCACGGGAGACGTTAGAAGCCATTAATGACTTCTTTAAACGATACCAACAGTATTCAGGACAGAAGATTAATGTGGCAAAAAGTGGCTTCGTGTGCTCCTCTCGGGTGTCGGAGACACAGGTGGAGCTGGTGGCTAGCATTCTGGGCTTCCAGAGGCAATTTTTCCCGATGGTTTATCTTGGTGTCCCCATTTCCCGAGGCCGTTGTTCATCTATTGCTTTTGATGGGATTCTTGCAAGAGTGAGGGCACGGATCTTCCACTGGAGCGGGAAGTTGTTGTCCATGGGCGGCAAATTGATTCTTATAAAACATGTCTTGAATTCCATGCCGCTTCATCTGCTACAGGTGCTTAAACCCCCCAAGACAGTGTTGGTTGCCCTGGGAAGATTATTCAACTCATTCCTATGGGATAAATCCAGGGAAGACAAACGAACGCATTGGGCGTCCTGGGAGAAGCTGTGTTTTCCCACGGAGGAAGGTGGGTTAGGGGTTAGGTCGCTGGAGGACATGGTTAAAGCCTTCTCGCATAAACTGTGGTGGAGGCTACGCCAAAGGGGCTCCTTGTGGTCGGATTTTATGTACTCCAAGTATATTGGGGACCAGCACCCGTTGCAAGTGGCGGTAACAAGACCGACTGGTACATGGAAGCGATTGCTAGGTATACGGGAAGTGGCGGAGGCGCAAATTTCATGGAGTCTCGGCCCGGGAATGGTAGATTTCTGGTTGGACACGTGGTGCGAGTTGGGCCCTTTAACTGCATTGGTTCCGGAGGAGAGTGACAGACCCCATTTTTTGGTGGCAGAATTCCTAGATAGGGACGGATGGAACAGGGGCAGACTTCTCCACTGGCTCCCGGCCAATCTGGTGGATTTGATAGTGGACATTCCTTTTGACCTGGAGGGGCAGGATCATATCTTGTGGGCGACATCGGCGTCAGGGCAGTTTACCTTAACTTCGGCTTGGGAGTTGTGCCGGCAACGTCGAACCATATTGCCACTGGCCCAATGGGTTTGGAATAAGGGTACACCGTTAAAAATTTCACTATTTGCTTGGAGGCTGTTGAACAACTTTCTACCCTTGGACTCGGTGATGCGAAGACGTGGACTGCCCGTGGTGTCCAGGTGCTCATGCTGTCTTCAAGAGGCGGAATCAGTGCCACATCTGTTCGTTAATGGACCAATAGCGAGTGAGGTTTGGGGACATTTTGCAAGTAAGTTCGGCATTCTGCACTCCACTCCGGATGATATTCAGCTTGTTTGGAGGATGTGGGCCACTTCGTTGACTCGCATCCCTGCTCATCATATTCGGTGTGTCCTACCGTTTGTGATTACATGGTTCATATGGCGGGGACGAAATAAGGCACGGTTCGAAGGCCAGGTTTTTTCAGCAAGGGGGGTCATCGTGGAGGTTGGCAACTTCTTGCACGACCTGGGCAGAGCAAATAGGCTGGATAAGGTACAGTTTCGGGGTGACCAGGATTGA